The DNA window CAGGAGAAGATTCCACCCAGTTATTGGTCTTAAAACTCCATTTGAGTTTACATTCCGGAAGGACGGCGTACACAAAGCTATTATATGAGCCAAAGACAATTGTCCCATCCTTTGCAATAGCGGGGGTGCAATGGACGGCCTTTCCTGTATTGACATACCATTTTATATTGCCGTCGGGTTTAACGGCGACTAACCTACCGCTGTCCGTACCCACATACACAGTTCCATCTGAACCTATCGACGGAGAAGAATAGGAATCGTATACGCCAGTTCCAACGCGTTTTACCCATTTTTCGGTTCCATCAGGAGATAATGCATGAAGCGCGCCACTTACCTCGAAGAGATAGACGGTGCCATCCATTCCGAGTGCAGGTGAGGCTGTTATATTGCTGTTAGCAGTATATTTCCATTTCAGCTTACCATCGGTTGTGATGGCATAGAGGGTATTATCGTCTGAACCAAAATAAAGACTGTTATCGGTAACAGCCGCAGAGGAGAGGATGATGCCACCTACTTGATATGTCCATTTGAGTTTGCCTTCGGGGGTAATCGCATACATCTTTTTATCCCGGGCGCCAATATAAATTGTTCCGTCCTTTCCAATTGCGGGCGAGGCTGTTATTTCATTACCAACCTGGAATATCCACTTTGAAGTGCCATCCGGGTTAACGGCATAGAGTCTGCCGTCAATGGAACCAAAATAGATAGTGCCATCGGACGCGATGGACGGAGAGGATGTAATGCGGGTGTCTATTTTAAAGGACCATTTTAAGGTATTAGTTTCCGCCCCTTTATAAGCGCTCTGGCCTGTATGCTGGAGGTTGCCTCTAAACATATGCCAGGGGATTTTTAAAGCTTCTTGAGCCTGTAGAGATTTGAATTGAGTAAGAACTGAAATTATAATAAAAGCGAACGTAGTTAGATAAGTGATAGTTTTTCTTTGCATTGTTTTTCTCCGGGAGTTTTATCGATTGCTATAGCACAGTATCGTTGCATGAAAAAACCAATTTTCGACCTCCTTCAATCTTTTCCGGTAAAAAGTATACCAGTGGAGATTTGTAAGGCGTGGTAAAAACTTACAAAAAAGAAGGTTTCTAAGGTTCCAGGCAATATGGTAAAATAAATTTTATAATAAGTCAACAAAAGAACGTTTCCCGGCGTGACGTATTATATCTATTTACGGTCCGGATAAAAGATTGGTTTATTTTGGAGTTGTATTACAAAGATGATGGAAAATAGAGGGTGGGCAAAAGGTTTTGTAGGGTTTTTTAAGAGTATCAAGGTTAAACTCATCTGCTATCTCATTCTTATGACAACACTTCCTATCCTGATTGTAAGCAGTACAGCGTATAATCGTGGGAAAAAGGCATTAAATGAGAAGGTGGTTGAAAAGCTGACATCTATTGCGGATTTAAAAAAAGCACAACTCAGTAACTGGTTACAGGAAAGGATGGTTGATATTGGTGTGCTTTCGACAAACAAGTCTTTAGAGGTATCGTTTTCCAACTTGCTTTATTTAAGAAAGGCATTTCACACTATTGACAGGATGAAAGAATCGGAAATTGGCGAGGTCTATTATAAAAGACTTTCAGAATATCTAGGCAAACTCAAGGAAAAGTTGATCTATTGCGATGAAATAGCTATCCTCGATGTAGAGAACGGTGAGACCGTAATTTCCACTACGGAATCAAACATTGGGGTAAAAGATGGGGATTACAAGTATTATCTTGATGTGTTGGTAAATAATGGAATACCTTTGAAAGATGTCCACTATTCTGGATATACCAAGCGGATAGGAATGACCCTCTTTGGCATCATGAAAAGAACGGATCCAATTACCATGGAGGAAACAGAGTTTATCAATGGTGTTGTTCTTATCCGTGTGAATACAAATGATGCTATAGGATCATTGCTGCAGGACTGGCCTGGCAGTGGAGAAACGGGCGAGACCCTACTGGTACGACGCGATGGGGATCGGTTACTATTCCTTAATAATACGCGACATCTCACGGACGCGGCATTAAAAATGAGTATCCCTGTGAAAACAATTGTGCCAGAGTCTTTTATGTTGGATGATGAAAAAGAAATTATAAAGGCTATGGATTACCGGGGGTTAGAAGTCCTTTTGTCTTTTCGTTATATACCTCAGTTGAAATGGGGATTGATTGTAAAGCAGGATACATCTGAGGCCTTTCAACCTATTGCGGAATTGAAAGATCAGGTAATTAGCCTTGCGATTGTAAGTGTATTCATTATTGTTGTTATCGTTTTTATCCTGGCGCACGGAATCACACAACCCATTCTTCAGTTGGTTCAGGGGGCGAATGCGATTGGAAAGGGGAATCTCGGGCATCGTATTCCAATTAACTCAGAAGATGAAGTAGGTATACTTGCATCAGAGTTTAATAAGATGGCTGAGAAATTGGAGGAGTCTTACGCTGGACTAGAGCAAAAGATTCGTGAGCGGACAGCCCAGTTGAGGGAATCTGAGGGAAAATATAGAGAATCTATTAATCTCGCTAACGATGCTATTTTTACTCTTGATGCAGACTCGGCGCAGATTGTTGATTCAAATAAAAAGGCCGAGGAGCTATCGGGATATTTAAAAGATGAATTACGCCAAAAAAAGATATGGGATATAGTCCCTGAATATGATCGGGAAAAGACAAGACAGTTGTGGATGATAATAAATCAAGCAGGGTCTGGTATGCTGGACAATGTTGACTATCAGCATGCAGATGGACGACTCACGCCTACCAGTATCAGTGGAAGTGCGATTGAATATGGCAAAAGGAAAACGATCCAGTGGATTTGTCGGGATATTACAGAAAGAAAAAAAATGGAGTTGCAGTTGATTCAGACAGAACGCTTGGCTGCTGTGGGAGAATTGGCTGCGGGTGTTGCCCATGAGGTGAACAACCCGTTAGGAGGGTTGCAGAATTTCGTAAAAATGATGAAGAAAGAGCCCAGGAATATATCACAAAATCTGGAGTTTCTTGATCTGATGTCAGAAGGGCTAAAACGGATCGAGGTTATTGTAAAACAGTTGATGGCATTTTCCAGACCGTATTCTACGCACATGTCTAGCCATAGTTTAAATGAGATCGTCGAAAATTCCTTACGGTTTGTGGATCATAGAATCAAGGAGATTGGTATACGTTTGGAGAAAATTTTGTCTCCTGATTTACCTGAAATCTATGGAGATCAGGACAATATCTCACAGGTTATTATTAATATTATCGTAAATGCTTTGGATAGCATGCAGAACGGCGGCGGCCTGATAATTAAGACCGGTTATTGTGACTTTCAGCCATCCAGTATACAGGTCGCTATTTCTGACACTGGGTCGGGGATTCCGGAAGAAATTCTCAATAAGATATTTAATCCGTTTTTTACAACAAAGGAAATGGGAAGCGGATTGGGACTTGCAATCAGCAAGAGAATCGTAGACGATCATAATGGAAACATAGTAGTTAAGAGCAAGCTGGGCGAAGGGACAACATTTTACGTTTGCTTGCCGGTGAGAAAAGTAACGGTATTGACATGATAGAAAATATTAGGAGTGATATATGAGCGGTAAGGTGCTAATAGTGGATGACGAAAAACTTATGAGAATATCTTTGGAAAGCCAGTTGAAGAAGGAAGGTTATCATGTGAAATCGGTGGATAATGCTCTCGATGGTTTAAAGAGGGTTAAATCTGAAGAATATGATGTGGTGGTAACGGA is part of the Candidatus Brocadia sp. genome and encodes:
- a CDS encoding cell surface protein, which codes for MQRKTITYLTTFAFIIISVLTQFKSLQAQEALKIPWHMFRGNLQHTGQSAYKGAETNTLKWSFKIDTRITSSPSIASDGTIYFGSIDGRLYAVNPDGTSKWIFQVGNEITASPAIGKDGTIYIGARDKKMYAITPEGKLKWTYQVGGIILSSAAVTDNSLYFGSDDNTLYAITTDGKLKWKYTANSNITASPALGMDGTVYLFEVSGALHALSPDGTEKWVKRVGTGVYDSYSSPSIGSDGTVYVGTDSGRLVAVKPDGNIKWYVNTGKAVHCTPAIAKDGTIVFGSYNSFVYAVLPECKLKWSFKTNNWVESSPAIDVEGTVYIGSSDGKLYAINADGTLKWSFQTKGAIESSPAIGPDGTIYIGSNDCHLYAIDGTTQTGSVPMFEK
- a CDS encoding PAS domain S-box protein, translated to MMENRGWAKGFVGFFKSIKVKLICYLILMTTLPILIVSSTAYNRGKKALNEKVVEKLTSIADLKKAQLSNWLQERMVDIGVLSTNKSLEVSFSNLLYLRKAFHTIDRMKESEIGEVYYKRLSEYLGKLKEKLIYCDEIAILDVENGETVISTTESNIGVKDGDYKYYLDVLVNNGIPLKDVHYSGYTKRIGMTLFGIMKRTDPITMEETEFINGVVLIRVNTNDAIGSLLQDWPGSGETGETLLVRRDGDRLLFLNNTRHLTDAALKMSIPVKTIVPESFMLDDEKEIIKAMDYRGLEVLLSFRYIPQLKWGLIVKQDTSEAFQPIAELKDQVISLAIVSVFIIVVIVFILAHGITQPILQLVQGANAIGKGNLGHRIPINSEDEVGILASEFNKMAEKLEESYAGLEQKIRERTAQLRESEGKYRESINLANDAIFTLDADSAQIVDSNKKAEELSGYLKDELRQKKIWDIVPEYDREKTRQLWMIINQAGSGMLDNVDYQHADGRLTPTSISGSAIEYGKRKTIQWICRDITERKKMELQLIQTERLAAVGELAAGVAHEVNNPLGGLQNFVKMMKKEPRNISQNLEFLDLMSEGLKRIEVIVKQLMAFSRPYSTHMSSHSLNEIVENSLRFVDHRIKEIGIRLEKILSPDLPEIYGDQDNISQVIINIIVNALDSMQNGGGLIIKTGYCDFQPSSIQVAISDTGSGIPEEILNKIFNPFFTTKEMGSGLGLAISKRIVDDHNGNIVVKSKLGEGTTFYVCLPVRKVTVLT